One region of Nitrospinota bacterium genomic DNA includes:
- a CDS encoding FAD-dependent oxidoreductase, whose protein sequence is MARNTALGLIESGKMRLEKAVAEEIVVTSGSSWKCPVYVRKLPPCRNECPSSEDIRGYLTTIAQAEMNKKPLDDALDEAWYTLTDKNPLPAAHGRICPHPCEKGCNRKEKEDGAVAINNMERFIGDHGIRRGLKLRKLTDAKKSKRIAVVGSGPSGLSCAYQLARRGYPVTLFEAYDRPGGMLRYGIPPYRLPKDILDAEINNILSLGIELKTKVKIGKDITFEELQKQYDAVYLAIGAHTGANLNVPGEDKGSANVFSAASYLNRVNSGASVDVGNKVIVVGGGDSAVDAARSSLRQAKAALGEAAEEFNTEQAEAMLDSARVSKRAGKNGVESTIIYRRTREEMPAIDSEIEEAEREGIRIEYLTAPVEVLVKDGRAVALKCVKMKLGAPDKSGRRSPVPVEGSEFTMEASSIIVAIGQKPELAGTLAQVADQWGWVKIKGDYSTAVDGVFAGGDAQGLGISTRSVGDGRKAALSIDSYLKAEKWAPNPKGRPVKPENLILNYYPAAPRNEEKGVSIEERGHGFGEIYQTITRDQAVAEANRCMSCGLCFVCDQCRVFCPREAIHRDKKRPQGQVMFTDYTKCNGCHVCFESCPCGYIEMGLGL, encoded by the coding sequence ATGGCCCGCAACACAGCTCTAGGTCTGATCGAATCCGGCAAGATGCGGCTTGAAAAGGCCGTTGCCGAGGAGATTGTGGTCACTTCCGGCTCAAGCTGGAAGTGCCCGGTGTATGTGCGCAAGCTGCCGCCGTGCAGGAACGAATGCCCGTCCAGCGAGGATATCCGAGGTTATCTGACCACCATCGCCCAGGCGGAGATGAACAAAAAGCCGCTGGACGACGCGCTGGACGAGGCATGGTACACCCTGACGGACAAGAACCCGCTCCCGGCCGCGCACGGCAGGATATGCCCGCATCCGTGCGAGAAAGGGTGCAACCGGAAGGAAAAAGAGGACGGCGCCGTGGCCATCAACAACATGGAGCGCTTCATCGGCGACCATGGGATCCGGCGCGGGCTGAAACTCCGCAAACTCACGGACGCGAAAAAGAGCAAGCGGATAGCCGTGGTGGGCTCCGGCCCGTCGGGGTTGTCCTGCGCCTATCAACTGGCGCGGAGGGGATATCCGGTCACGTTGTTCGAGGCATACGACAGGCCGGGCGGAATGCTGCGGTATGGCATCCCCCCCTACCGGTTGCCCAAGGACATCCTGGACGCGGAGATCAACAACATCTTAAGCCTGGGCATCGAGCTTAAGACCAAGGTGAAGATCGGCAAGGACATCACCTTCGAAGAGCTGCAAAAGCAGTATGACGCGGTGTACCTTGCCATCGGGGCGCACACGGGGGCCAACCTCAACGTGCCGGGCGAGGACAAGGGCTCGGCAAACGTGTTCTCCGCCGCAAGCTACCTGAACCGCGTGAACTCCGGCGCCAGCGTTGACGTTGGAAACAAAGTCATCGTGGTGGGCGGCGGCGACAGCGCGGTGGACGCGGCCCGTTCGTCCCTTCGCCAGGCGAAGGCGGCGTTGGGCGAGGCGGCCGAGGAGTTCAACACCGAGCAGGCGGAAGCGATGCTGGACTCTGCCCGGGTGAGCAAACGGGCCGGCAAGAACGGCGTGGAGTCCACCATCATCTACCGCCGCACCCGGGAGGAGATGCCTGCCATTGATTCGGAGATAGAAGAGGCCGAGCGCGAAGGTATCCGCATCGAATACCTGACGGCGCCTGTGGAAGTCCTGGTAAAGGACGGCCGCGCGGTGGCGCTCAAGTGCGTCAAGATGAAGCTTGGCGCGCCGGACAAGTCGGGCAGGCGTTCACCTGTTCCGGTGGAAGGCTCGGAATTCACGATGGAGGCTTCGTCCATCATCGTGGCCATCGGGCAGAAACCGGAACTTGCCGGGACGCTTGCGCAGGTGGCGGACCAGTGGGGATGGGTGAAGATAAAGGGGGACTACTCCACCGCCGTGGACGGCGTTTTCGCCGGCGGCGACGCGCAGGGGCTTGGCATATCCACCCGCTCCGTGGGCGACGGGCGCAAGGCGGCGCTTTCCATAGACTCTTACCTCAAGGCAGAGAAATGGGCGCCAAATCCGAAGGGGCGCCCGGTGAAACCGGAGAACTTGATTCTGAACTACTACCCCGCCGCGCCGCGCAACGAGGAAAAAGGTGTTTCCATCGAGGAGCGTGGCCACGGGTTCGGCGAGATATACCAGACGATAACGCGCGACCAGGCGGTGGCCGAGGCGAACAGGTGCATGAGCTGCGGGCTTTGCTTCGTGTGCGACCAGTGCCGCGTGTTCTGCCCGCGCGAGGCGATCCATAGGGACAAAAAGCGGCCGCAGGGCCAGGTGATGTTCACGGACTACACCAAATGCAACGGCTGCCACGTCTGCTTTGAATCGTGCCCCTGCGGGTATATCGAAATGGGATTGGGATTGTAG
- a CDS encoding respiratory nitrate reductase subunit gamma produces MSGLSALSLSFVIMFYAAAAVFIFGLAAKVYGYAVTPAPLKIPTTPAPATSGGVALRMASEIFLFSSLFKGNKWTWIGGYAFHVTFALVIFRHLRYFLQPVPEIVSLAGPPGVWAGVLLAGAAGYLFVRRIAVDRVKYISSGADYFALILIGSIAATGLIMKFLLRADVASVKSFMMGIVTFSPVNMPADAMFIVHLLLVMALMVYFPFSKLVHMGGIFFSPTRNQVDDCREHRHVNPWAA; encoded by the coding sequence ATGTCCGGTCTTTCCGCGTTGTCGCTGTCGTTTGTGATCATGTTCTACGCTGCCGCCGCCGTCTTCATTTTCGGCCTGGCGGCCAAGGTGTATGGCTACGCTGTCACTCCGGCGCCCCTTAAAATCCCGACGACCCCCGCCCCCGCCACATCCGGAGGGGTGGCGCTGCGGATGGCCTCCGAAATTTTCCTTTTCTCATCCTTGTTCAAGGGGAACAAGTGGACGTGGATCGGCGGATACGCTTTCCACGTCACCTTCGCCCTGGTCATATTCCGCCACCTGCGGTATTTCCTCCAGCCTGTGCCTGAGATCGTGTCGCTGGCGGGGCCTCCGGGGGTATGGGCTGGCGTATTGCTTGCCGGCGCCGCCGGTTACCTGTTCGTCCGCAGGATCGCCGTGGACAGGGTAAAGTACATATCGTCCGGGGCGGACTATTTCGCGCTGATCCTCATCGGCTCGATAGCGGCCACGGGATTGATAATGAAATTCTTACTGCGCGCGGACGTGGCGTCGGTGAAATCGTTCATGATGGGGATTGTCACCTTCTCGCCGGTGAACATGCCCGCGGACGCGATGTTCATCGTCCACCTTCTGCTTGTGATGGCGTTGATGGTGTACTTTCCTTTTTCCAAGCTTGTCCACATGGGGGGCATATTCTTCTCCCCCACCCGCAACCAGGTTGACGACTGCCGCGAACACCGGCACGTGAACCCATGGGCGGCGTGA
- a CDS encoding (Fe-S)-binding protein, with protein sequence MGELLGKYRSLKVFLDICVKCGACADKCHYYLGTGDPNNMPVARQELMRKVYRKHFTPAGKLFPGLSRAEDLTEDVMEQWYRYYHQCSQCRRCSVFCPYGIDTAEISMAAREIMDSVGIGQKYCNEILGKVNSIGNNLGINKAALGNTLEFVEEDVKETTGVDVRYPLDEKGAEVLLIAPSADFFSEPHIQGFTGYGKVFHEAGVSWTVSSYASEFANFGMFIGNYGVMQKVARRIKDAALDLGVKRIVVGECGHAWRVAYSFWNTLIGPFDFLDPKHRNPTHICEYSLDLIKRGGLKLDKSANDSLTVTFHDSCNVARGSRMGDMPGGQFEVPRDLIKAMCNNYVEMNEDTIKEVTYCCGGGGGLLTDELMDLRVKGVLPRANALHDVMQNKGVNTMATICAICKAQFTKVLPYYGIPMETVASVHQLVSNAIVLGGKKGV encoded by the coding sequence ATGGGGGAACTGCTTGGCAAATACCGTTCGCTCAAGGTGTTTCTGGACATCTGCGTCAAGTGCGGCGCCTGCGCGGACAAATGCCACTATTACCTTGGCACCGGCGACCCGAACAACATGCCCGTGGCCCGGCAGGAGCTTATGCGCAAGGTGTACCGGAAGCATTTCACGCCGGCCGGAAAGCTTTTCCCGGGCCTTTCCCGCGCGGAGGACCTGACAGAGGACGTGATGGAGCAGTGGTATAGATATTATCACCAGTGCTCCCAGTGCCGCCGCTGCTCGGTGTTCTGCCCATACGGGATAGACACGGCGGAGATATCCATGGCCGCGCGCGAGATAATGGACAGCGTGGGCATCGGCCAGAAATACTGCAACGAGATACTCGGCAAGGTAAACTCCATCGGCAACAACCTTGGAATCAACAAGGCGGCGCTGGGCAACACGCTGGAGTTCGTGGAAGAGGACGTGAAGGAGACCACCGGGGTGGACGTGCGCTATCCTCTGGACGAAAAAGGCGCCGAGGTCCTTCTCATCGCGCCGTCGGCGGACTTTTTCAGCGAGCCGCACATACAGGGATTCACCGGCTACGGCAAGGTGTTCCACGAGGCTGGCGTTTCATGGACGGTCTCCAGCTACGCCTCCGAATTCGCCAACTTCGGCATGTTCATCGGCAACTACGGCGTGATGCAAAAAGTCGCCCGGCGGATAAAGGACGCGGCGCTAGACCTGGGGGTCAAGCGTATCGTTGTGGGCGAATGCGGCCATGCGTGGCGCGTGGCGTACAGCTTCTGGAACACGCTGATCGGGCCATTCGATTTCCTCGATCCGAAACACAGGAACCCCACGCACATCTGCGAATACTCCCTCGACCTTATCAAGCGCGGCGGGCTGAAGCTTGACAAAAGCGCCAACGACAGCCTGACGGTGACGTTCCACGATTCGTGCAACGTTGCGCGCGGATCCCGCATGGGGGACATGCCGGGGGGGCAGTTCGAGGTCCCGCGCGATCTGATAAAGGCCATGTGCAACAATTACGTGGAGATGAACGAGGACACCATCAAGGAAGTCACCTACTGTTGCGGCGGCGGCGGCGGCCTGCTCACCGACGAGCTTATGGATTTGCGGGTGAAAGGCGTACTGCCCCGCGCCAACGCATTGCACGACGTGATGCAAAACAAGGGGGTGAACACCATGGCCACCATCTGCGCCATCTGCAAGGCGCAATTCACAAAAGTGCTCCCCTATTACGGGATTCCGATGGAGACTGTCGCCAGCGTCCACCAGCTAGTGTCAAACGCGATAGTGCTTGGGGGGAAAAAAGGGGTATAA